The Camelina sativa cultivar DH55 chromosome 16, Cs, whole genome shotgun sequence sequence NNNNNNNNNNNNNNNNNNNNNNNNNNNNNNNNNNNNNNNNNNNNNNNNNNNNNNNNNNNNNNNNNNNNNNNNNNNNNNNNNNNNNNNNNNNNNNNNNNNNNNNNNNNNNNNNNNNNNNNNNNNNNNNNNNNNNNNNNNNNNNNNNNNNNNNNNNNNNNNNNNNNNNNNNNNNNNNNNNNNNNNNNNNNNNNNNNNNNNNNNNNNNNNNNNNNNNNNNNNNNNNNNNNNNNNNNNNNNNNNNNNNNNNNNNNNNNNNNNNNNNNNNNNNNNNNNNNNNNNNNNNNNNNNNNNNNNNNNNNNNNNNNNNNNNNNNNNNNNNNNNNNNNNNNNNNNNNNNNNNNNNNNNNNNNNNNNNNNNNNNNNNNNNNNNNNNNNNNNNNNNNNNNNNNNNNNNNNNNNNNNNNNNNNNNNNNNNNNNNNNNNNNNNNNNNNNNNNNNNNNNNNNNNNNNNNNNNNNNNNNNNNNNNNNNNNNNNNNNNNNNNNNNNNNNNNNNNNNNNNNNNNNNNNNNNNNNNNNNNNNNNNNNNNNNNNNNNNNNNNNNNNNNNNNNNNNNNNNNNNNNNNNNNNNNNNNNNNNNNNNNNNNNNNNNNNNNNNNNNNNNNNNNNNNNNNNNNNNNNNNNNNNNNNNNNNNNNNNNNNNNNNNNNNNNNNNNNNNNNNNNNNNNNNNNNNNNNNNNNNNNNNNNNNNNNNNNNNNNNNNNNNNNNNNNNNNNNNNNNNNNNNNNNNNNNNNNNNNNNNNNNNNNNNNNNNNNNNNNNNNNNNNNNNNNNNNNNNNNNNNNNNNNNNNNNNNNNNNNNNNNNNNNNNNNNNNNNNNNNNNNNNNNNNNNNNNNNNNNNNNNNNNNNNNNNNNNNNNNNNNNNNNNNNNNNNNNNNNNNNNNNNNNNNNNNNNNNNNNNNNNNNNNNNNNNNNNNNNNNNNNNNNNNNNNNNNNNNNNNNNNNNNNNNNNNNNNNNNNNNNNNNNNNNNNNNNNNNNNNNNNNNNNNNNNNNNNNNNNNNNNNNNNNNNNNNNNNNNNNNNNNNNNNNNNNNNNNNNNNNNNNNNNNNNNNNNNNNNNNNNNNNNNNNNNNNNNNNNNNNNNNNNNNNNNNNNNNNNNNNNNNNNNNNNNNNNNNNNNNNNNNNNNNNNNNNNNNNNNNNNNNNNNNNNNNNNNNNNNNNNNNNNNNNNNNNNNNNNNNNNNNNNNNNNNNNNNNNNNNNNNNNNNNNNNNNNNNNNNNNNNNNNNNNNNNNNNNNNNNNNNNNNNNNNNNNNNNNNNNNNNNNNNNNNNNNNNNNNNNNNNNNNNNNNNNNNNNNNNNNNNNNNNNNNNNNNNNNNNNNNNNNNNNNNNNNNNNNNNNNNNNNNNNNNNNNNNNNNNNNNNNNNNNNNNNNNNNNNNNNNNNNNNNNNNNNNNNNNNNNNNNNNNNNNNNNNNNNNNNNNNNNNNNNNNNNNNNNNNNNNNNNNNNNNNNNNNNNNNNNNNNNNNNNNNNNNNNNNNNNNNNNNNNNNNNNNNNNNNNNNNNNNNNNNNNNNNNNNNNNNNNNATTTGACTATGATAAGTTTTCTTGCGTGGAGGCGTACATATTAATGAGAGCGAGTGCGTTGCTGGTCAGCCGAGCAACCTTAACAACATGTTGCCGAACCAAATCTTTCACGACCGTTTTGATTCTCCTGAAACCATCCATACATGTATCATCATCCGTGAGAGCAGCACTAACCCATGTCTGAACATCTGACATAACCATCTCAAACTTCCGACTATCTTTATGGTTGATCGAGTCCAACTCTCTTATCGAATCTTGAAGTGAAATCACCGAGTCTCCAATCTCTTCCACACAGTCAGCAACagcaactgcttccaaacctgTTAGACCACCTCCATGAGAAACGTTTTTGATGAATTTAGAGGCGGACTTGGCTGAGGTGAGGGTGAGATTAAGGGCGATGATGGCGAGTTTTTGAGGGTTGGAAATGATTTTTGACGCGTAAGGAGATAGAGAGATGTAGCAAAGGGTTTTGTAGAGTGTGAGGTTGCATGAAGTTTTGATGTAATTCaagttggtttgatttaaatgtCTTGATatagatgatgatggtggtggtgatgatgatgatggtgatgatgatgatgatgatgatgatgatggtgatgatgatgattgtggtGGTGATGCTGGTGCTAATGATGGTGATggtaatgatgatggtgataataGTGGTGAtcgtgatgatgatggtgatgatgatgatgatggtgatggtgatggtgatggtgatggtgttaatgatgatgatgatgatgtgatgaagagaagaatggCTATGGAGAAAAGAAGGATTTGGGGTTGAGATAAGAgtttcatctttattttgtgctttctttttttggatcgtcgatttcctttttttaaagagaaatggCTAAGGTGAACTAATATGCATGTGCgtgtttatgtatatatacagaACATGTGATATAAAAAGAAActtgtgaaaagaaaattagttgagtctattaatatctaataaCTTATTTGATTGGAGCTGAGGTTTTTTGGTGGGAAGGCTTACCAATTATCTGGCTCAAATGGTTTAACGTATTATGGATTTGTCACATATACTAtcaaatatcttattttattcataaacGACGAAAAAAAGAGTTCGATTTTTCTTATCTTAAAAACCAAAGAGTATGGATTCCCATATTCCCAAAGTATGGAAGAAAATGTTAATTGATTATAaataatctataaattaataaataaatggttgttaaatatattttttttctcacattgattttaatatttgtgtCATATGTTTTATGAATTTGCGTGAAATAATTAAAGTAgtgaattatttaatttaaaattctattagGAACTTTAATATAGTCCATCCATACTCATTAGTTTTCCTTTATTTGCTTCTTTACAATTAAGAAAAGACATATTGAGATATTGCTTCTTTACAATACTCATTAGTTATCTTATATTGCTTCTTTATTAGCTGTAataattagttatttgattttcataggttttttaaaagaagcttgacattttagaaattttgttttcctaaacCTGTATTTGTATGAATTAATTAGTCCAACTATACAGTTTGGTCCAGCGATATAATTCCCAGTTTATTGAAGCTCATATATATCACCAATAAATCAAAGctttgaaattaaataaatgagtGGCCACCGTAGTTATTCGCTTCTAATGATCATATAATGAATACTCTAGATTCTTAAAATTTATTCGGAAACGTGTTAGacctaatttttattaatatggaactttttttatttttgaagaacAATTTTGAGATTACAAATTTAGACTATAGAGTTATTAGTTCATAAGTGATTTCTCATTGTTGATacgtttttaatatttatttctctaatggaattgaattttttttttattgtacaAATAGCGTTAATAATGCATGTATTTTTCATCATATTTTTCCGCTTATAAAATTATGAAGAGACTAGGTTTCgcaaaaatttatgtaaaacatctatacattttttAATGCTTTTCCAGTTACATTTTGTTTTGACATAGTACTACGGTTTCGAAAACGTATTAGTATGATCATTTTCACATATACGTACGTACGTAGTGTTGACGACTTGACGTGTTgtatttagaattttgatttttagatcGATATTGTTAAGCATAAGCAAATGAAGCCATTGCTCTCATTCATAACAATTTTTGGTATCCCATGCTTCTTATAGCAATTATTTTACCTACTAGACTTGTTTGTCTCAAAGAAGTAAAGATATTATGTGAccactctttctttttctgataGACGCTATTCAAATGTAATGGTCATTTGAATGCTTATCTCATATTTTTGCCATTGCATGCATTTACTACTTGCCCTTGACTGCATGCTTTGAACTAGCTACGTCACTTGCATATATCCgagatgaataaataaaaaaccattaTCTCGAAAAAAATAACGTGTTAGAGTTCTATATCAGAAATGGGAAAGAGTTAGACTAGTATACAAAACACATAGCCTCTTTACTCATTGTCAAACTGGTTTTAGTTAGAAATCTATAATTATTctcttatttaattattgttacGGTTTTAGTTGTAACGATTTTAGTTGGTAATTCGCATAATTAGTATCAAAACTAAAtgattaattatgatattttgttatttttaaattaatttttgttttgctaattAGCGATTTAACTATTTCATTCTGTTAAGCTATTCCACAATGTCATCAATCAAAGCCCGTTTGTGATAAAAGTGTTGCTTGCGCAGCTGCACGCATGTTACAATCACCTGTTACAAATACAAGGAGTctatatattgttgattattCTTATAATAGACGCCAAATTAGAATCACAAGTGCACAGTCATATTCATAATAATGAATCTGTTACATTCGTTTCCATAATGAGTTAGATGTTTCGTAGACGTAATTAACGATggccaaaatatttttttccctgTAACCGATGGCCAAAAAAGTTAACATCATAAATCGCTATTGCAAGCATACTTTTCTATTGGTAAAAGGTATACGAAATCTTATGATCATATTAGTCTAATATGATCATAAGATTCCGTTGTATAGGTTTAACCAAATCCCAAGTTACAGCTTAAATACTTAAAATTCcttttataatctttttattttgcatTGTGAATTTATCAGATGGATTTGTACACACAAGAATTGATCAAACACCGTAacaaacttgattttattgcctTTCGAAACTTACactataaaattcataaaacgTATTAATGTTTGAACTATACTTTGATCCATGTGAGGATCCAAATTCTAAACAGCATATCGTATTATCAAATATGAAATCATATAATTCCAATAACCCAAAACTAATCAACTAAAAACTTGGCATCATCGTCTCAGGTTATAGTAGGACAATATCGTTCCTATCTTTTAGGTTTGCTTTTCGCGTTAGCTTTTGAACATGATCTCTAGATATATCTTTGGTCGGCACTTGGCCGTCACATACTCAATCTTAATGAAACAAAAGCTAAAACgaatctcctttttctttttccaaaagaTAAAGAGAGCATTTGATCCCTTATCATagtaaaaacttttacatttgtatgttttatatgaTCAATCTCCCCAATTTTAAACCCACTATAACTTTTGAGTATAATTAGAATAACTATACATGCTGTTGTTACTTTCATCTGTATATAAATATCCTTTAGCAGTTTCGCATGCAgattaagataatatttttaagaatttattaTGCCTTTTACAAAAGTCTTGGTGATATTTGGACTTTCaactattttatattctttattaTGAACTAATTTTAACCTAAAGAAAagttctattaaatattaaatggaatatatataaactataaaaaagttCGTTTcgtacaatatttttattttgtaaacttaaaataaatttttatgaataaaatgaTGATGAAATGAGCTACTAACGGAGTAGCTAGTAAATAGTGCGAAATGGTAGATTATGGTACATATATCACAAAGAAAATGTAATGTTtgactaattaattttttttaatatatgcaaTCTTGACGAATGTTGTAGATGATCAAAAACTTGATATCACAATTTGTATTTAAccaaaaaggaaatgaaattaCTTATATCCCGATCTACGATCGCCCATTGGCATATGCTAGTTTCGATCGATTCATGAAATCATCGGTTGCGGCTAACAACAAAATCTAGACGAACTCAGTTTTAGTCATAATTATATCTCACAACATAAATAGCCCATGCAGGCCCATTGAGAGTTTGAGACCTGGCTAATGGCTACATTAGCGTGGTATATAAAAATGAACGTGAGGAActtcactctttttttgtttttaataaaattttaagattatTAGGAACAAAATGTAGAATAATAGTTCAAGTAAATGGTAACGTCtactttgttgacaaaaaaaaaaaaaaaatggtaccgTCTTTTTCGAAAGCATTAGAATATGTATCGTCTTTTATGTATGTCAAATGCTGTTTCCCCTTCGTCTTATATTTTGCGTCTTTCAAACCGTCAATTACGGGAACAAAAGTTcgtatttgatttattttaatttcgcATATCACAAAATTTGGTAGTTGTCGTTGAAAAATCTTGTCCTGTCCTTATGGGTCGACGTTGGTCATTGTCGAGCACATgaacaaaaattttaagaatagtTCGCTACAAGACAGACACTAATAAGACTAATCactgttaattattttgttataaaaaataaccgattcaattaaaatttagaaatttattgggagagaaatttttttgagagggtcattttctttataaaaaaaaatcataaaacgaAAAGAGTACTAGCTATCTAATAATATTGTCGAGTCAATGATACATTTTTGAATTGAAAATGTTGGGTGAGTAGTTTCAACTATGTGTCATCATATATTACAGTTCATGTGACAACTATACAGCTGTTAGTGTTAAGATGTGTATCATTGgcttgttttttaaaaagagtttatatcataattatttgatttcaatattatttaattaaggttgttttcaaattattatgTACTAGTAGTATTTAATACGTTAATTTTGTCCTGAATCactagaaacaaatcaagacTTTTGTCTCTGGACAAATCTTGTCTCCCAACGTTCTCCcctatttttgtattattatttctgTTTACTCGTTACATAAGAAAAAAGGACTTTTGCTTACACAAAAAAAGGACTAAAAatatgtcaaatatatataagtagaaTACATGTTAAATGAACTTATTATAAATTACTACTAGAAGATAAATAAATCATCTGAACCGTTCTTAATAATTACAataagatttacataacaaatttgaaattttaattgtgTACTATTAAAAAGTTCAGAAGAAGTGGACTCATTTAACGACACCCTTACCAATGTCTAcacgtagcaaaataaaattccaaaaactgCATTTAATACGGTTCAGTAATATCTTTACGCACAAGTTAGCATATGCCAACATGAAGTATATCTAATAATATGATTATTGTATATCTATAATTTACACCCAAAAAAAGACgtacaattatataatcttttatcttaaaataaaatattatacagaACACAACAAAGATTGTTACACAATCTCTAGTTTTCTTTTCCgaccgacaaaaaaaaaggagattaCAATTTATACAACTTTGAAGtttagtttcaaactttcacatacaaaccaaaat is a genomic window containing:
- the LOC104752930 gene encoding 21 kDa protein-like, with product MKLLSQPQILLFSIAILLFITSSSSSLTPSPSPSPSPSSSSSPSSSRSPLLSPSSLPSPSLAPASPPQSSSSPSSSSSSSSSPSSSSPPPSSSISRHLNQTNLNYIKTSCNLTLYKTLCYISLSPYASKIISNPQKLAIIALNLTLTSAKSASKFIKNVSHGGGLTGLEAVAVADCVEEIGDSVISLQDSIRELDSINHKDSRKFEMVMSDVQTWVSAALTDDDTCMDGFRRIKTVVKDLVRQHVVKVARLTSNALALINMYASTQENLS